In the genome of Dickeya fangzhongdai, one region contains:
- a CDS encoding PLP-dependent cysteine synthase family protein, translating to MTSTWVRDAVSAIEADFQRSADTHLIRLTLPDYPGIYFYLKDESTHPSGSLKHRLARSLFLYGLCNGWINEGTPIIEASSGSTAVSEAYFARLLGLPFIAVMPACTARRKIEQITFYGGNCHFVEQSGQIYAASEALAKELHGHYMDQFTYAERATDWRGNNNIADSIYRQMEREPFPVPDYLVMSAGTGGTSATLGRYIRYKGLDTQLVVVDPENSVFYDCYRQQDRTLTGKCSSRIEGIGRPRAEPSFIPGVIDDMMKVPDAASIATLYWLERILGRKVGPSTGTNVWGMLQLAGQMVAEGRRGAIVTLLCDSGERYLDTYYNQDWVRAQIGDITPYLQQLTEGYRIP from the coding sequence ATGACCAGCACCTGGGTACGCGACGCCGTCAGCGCGATTGAGGCCGATTTTCAACGTTCGGCAGACACTCACCTGATTCGCCTGACCTTGCCGGACTACCCCGGCATCTACTTTTACCTCAAGGATGAGAGCACGCATCCGAGCGGCAGTCTGAAACACCGCCTTGCCCGCTCCCTGTTTCTGTACGGTCTGTGCAACGGCTGGATTAACGAGGGCACGCCGATTATTGAGGCCTCGTCCGGCAGTACCGCCGTGTCGGAAGCCTATTTCGCCCGCTTGCTGGGACTGCCGTTTATTGCCGTGATGCCTGCCTGTACAGCCAGACGAAAAATCGAACAAATCACGTTCTATGGCGGGAATTGCCATTTCGTTGAACAATCCGGCCAGATTTACGCCGCCTCCGAAGCGCTGGCCAAAGAGCTGCACGGCCACTACATGGATCAGTTCACGTACGCCGAACGCGCTACCGACTGGCGCGGCAATAACAACATCGCGGACAGCATCTACCGGCAAATGGAACGTGAACCGTTCCCGGTACCGGACTATTTGGTGATGAGCGCGGGCACGGGCGGTACTTCCGCCACGCTGGGGCGCTACATCCGTTACAAAGGTTTGGATACGCAACTGGTGGTGGTGGATCCGGAAAACTCGGTGTTCTACGACTGCTATCGCCAGCAAGATCGCACACTCACCGGGAAATGCAGCAGCCGTATCGAAGGCATCGGCCGCCCGCGCGCCGAGCCGTCGTTTATCCCCGGCGTGATCGACGACATGATGAAAGTGCCCGACGCCGCCAGTATCGCCACCCTTTACTGGCTGGAACGGATTCTGGGGCGCAAGGTCGGCCCGTCCACCGGTACCAACGTCTGGGGTATGCTGCAACTGGCCGGGCAGATGGTGGCGGAGGGGCGCCGCGGTGCGATCGTCACGTTGCTGTGCGACAGCGGCGAGCGCTATCTCGACACTTACTACAATCAGGATTGGGTACGCGCCCAGATTGGCGATATCACCCCTTATCTTCAGCAACTGACTGAAGGATATCGAATTCCGTGA
- a CDS encoding Lrp/AsnC family transcriptional regulator produces the protein MLDKTDRMLLSLLQQDCTLSLQALAEAVNLTSTPCWKRLKRLEDDGYIKSRVALLDNEKLGLGLTAFVLLKTQQHNSAWYQEFSHFVSDMPEVLAFYRMAGEYDYLMQVQVADMKSYDAFYKRLVNGIPGLVDVTSSFAMECMKQTTALPLQV, from the coding sequence ATGCTGGATAAAACCGATCGTATGCTGCTGTCATTGCTACAGCAGGATTGTACTCTGTCGTTGCAGGCGCTGGCCGAGGCGGTGAACCTGACGTCCACTCCTTGCTGGAAACGGCTAAAACGGCTGGAAGATGACGGGTACATCAAGTCCCGCGTCGCTTTGCTGGATAATGAAAAGCTGGGGCTGGGGCTGACGGCATTTGTGTTGTTGAAAACCCAGCAGCACAATAGCGCCTGGTACCAGGAGTTTTCCCATTTTGTCTCCGATATGCCGGAGGTGCTGGCGTTTTACCGTATGGCGGGAGAATACGATTATCTGATGCAGGTTCAGGTGGCGGATATGAAAAGCTATGACGCTTTTTACAAACGGTTGGTCAATGGCATACCGGGGTTGGTTGATGTCACATCCAGTTTCGCTATGGAGTGCATGAAACAGACAACGGCTTTGCCCCTGCAGGTATAA
- a CDS encoding SmdA family multidrug ABC transporter permease/ATP-binding protein, giving the protein MRLFVQLGWYFRREWKRYLGAVILLIVIAILQLLPPRLVGIIVDGVTQRQMATTTVLWWIGGILLVALLTYLLRYFWRIWLFGAAYQLAVELREDFYRQLSRQHPAFYLRHRTGDLIARATNDVDRVVFAAGEGVLTLVDSLVMGCAVLVVMCTQLSWQLTLIALAPMPLMAVIIKRYGTQLHQRFKDAQAAFSSLNDHAQESLTSIRMIKAFGLEDHQSGSFARVAADAGQKNMRVARVDARFDPTIYIAVAFCNLLAVGGGSWMVINGSMTLGSLTSFVMYLGLMIWPMLALAWMFNIVERGSAAYSRIRQLLSEAPVVVDGSQALPAQPGTLVAEITAFHYPGHSASVLNDVRFTLAPGKTLGLCGPTGSGKSTLLALLLRYFDVEQGQITYHQQPLNQIRLDELRSRFAVVGQTPFLFSDSVANNIALGRPDASQQQIEEAARLANVHDDILRLPQGYQTEVGERGVMLSGGQKQRIAIARALLLEAEVLVLDDALSAVDGRTEHQILSNLRQWGQRRTLIISAHRLSALVDADEILVLQQGHVAQCGDHGQLSQQAGWYRDMYRYQQLEAALDDSPHEERPHE; this is encoded by the coding sequence GTGAGACTTTTTGTTCAACTAGGATGGTATTTCCGCCGTGAATGGAAGCGCTATCTGGGGGCGGTAATCCTATTGATTGTGATTGCTATCCTGCAATTGCTGCCGCCCAGACTGGTTGGCATCATTGTCGACGGCGTAACGCAGCGTCAAATGGCCACGACCACGGTACTGTGGTGGATTGGCGGGATTCTTCTGGTTGCGTTATTGACCTATCTGTTGCGCTATTTCTGGCGCATCTGGCTATTTGGCGCAGCCTATCAACTGGCCGTTGAGCTGCGTGAAGATTTCTATCGCCAACTGAGCCGACAGCATCCTGCTTTTTACCTTCGCCATCGCACCGGAGACCTGATCGCTCGCGCGACCAATGACGTGGACCGGGTGGTCTTCGCCGCCGGGGAAGGGGTGTTGACGCTGGTGGATTCGCTGGTGATGGGGTGCGCGGTACTGGTGGTGATGTGTACCCAACTCAGTTGGCAACTGACGCTAATAGCGCTGGCGCCGATGCCGCTGATGGCGGTGATCATCAAACGTTATGGTACGCAGTTGCATCAGCGTTTCAAAGACGCGCAGGCGGCATTCTCCTCGCTCAATGACCATGCCCAGGAGAGCCTCACCAGTATCCGCATGATTAAAGCGTTTGGTCTGGAAGATCACCAGTCAGGCAGTTTCGCCCGGGTCGCCGCCGACGCCGGTCAGAAAAACATGCGAGTGGCGCGGGTGGATGCGCGTTTCGACCCGACGATTTATATCGCGGTGGCCTTCTGCAACCTGCTGGCGGTAGGGGGCGGCAGTTGGATGGTGATTAATGGTTCTATGACGTTGGGGTCGTTGACCAGTTTTGTGATGTACCTTGGCCTGATGATTTGGCCGATGCTGGCGCTGGCCTGGATGTTTAATATTGTCGAGCGCGGCAGCGCCGCCTATAGCCGCATCCGTCAGCTCTTGTCTGAGGCTCCGGTGGTGGTGGATGGCTCTCAGGCGCTGCCTGCCCAGCCGGGAACGCTGGTTGCGGAGATTACTGCCTTCCATTACCCGGGGCATTCGGCGTCGGTGCTCAATGATGTCCGTTTTACGCTGGCGCCGGGGAAAACCCTGGGGCTTTGCGGCCCGACCGGTTCCGGCAAGAGTACGCTGCTGGCATTGCTGCTGCGTTATTTTGATGTCGAACAAGGGCAGATTACCTATCACCAACAGCCATTAAACCAGATTCGACTGGATGAGCTGCGAAGCCGATTTGCAGTAGTCGGCCAGACGCCGTTCCTGTTTTCGGACTCGGTAGCCAACAATATTGCGCTGGGACGCCCTGATGCTTCCCAACAACAGATTGAAGAAGCGGCGCGGCTGGCAAACGTGCATGACGATATTCTTCGCTTGCCGCAGGGGTATCAGACCGAAGTCGGCGAACGGGGGGTGATGCTGTCTGGTGGCCAGAAACAGCGCATCGCCATTGCCCGTGCGCTGCTGTTGGAGGCTGAAGTGCTGGTGCTGGATGATGCGTTGTCTGCGGTGGATGGTCGCACGGAGCACCAGATTTTGAGTAATTTGCGTCAGTGGGGGCAGAGGCGAACGCTAATTATCAGCGCGCATCGTTTGTCGGCGCTGGTGGATGCCGATGAAATTCTGGTGTTGCAGCAAGGGCATGTCGCGCAATGCGGCGATCATGGGCAACTGTCGCAGCAGGCCGGCTGGTATCGCGATATGTATCGTTATCAACAACTGGAAGCCGCGCTGGATGATTCACCCCATGAGGAGCGACCGCATGAGTAA
- a CDS encoding SmdB family multidrug efflux ABC transporter permease/ATP-binding protein, with the protein MSNSRALWPTLKRLLAYGLPWKKTVGAGVLLLWVAAGAEVAGPVLVSYFIDHLVSKGEFPLMMAAGLAAGYIVLQGIAALLHYVQALMFNRVAVGVVQQLRIDVMDAALRQPLAVFDTQPVGQLISRVTNDTEVVRDLYVMVVGSVLRSAALIGAMLIAMFSLDWRMALVALTIFPAVAIVMVIYQRYSTPIVRRMRSYLADINDGFNESISGMSVIQQFRQQIRFGKKLSDASWSHYDARMQTLRLDGFLLRPLLSLFSALVMCGLLLQFGFSSVGSVGVGVLYAFINYLGRLNEPLIELTTQQSMLQQAVVAGERIFELMDGARQRYGDDVRALESGRIDINQMTFSYHKGKPVLHDIELHVPDRGFVALVGHTGSGKSTLASLLMGYYVPDSGEIRLDDRPLPTLSHQVLRQHVAMVQQDPVVLADSMYANVTLGRDISEENVWQVLEAVQLAPLVRDMPEGLHTRIGEQGNNLSVGQKQLLALARVLVAAPRILILDEATANIDSGTEQAIQRALRLVRSHTTLVVIAHRLSTIVEADNILVLHHGKTVEQGTHEQLLTKEGRYYQMYQLQQASRELAFSQPHDSSELISQAP; encoded by the coding sequence ATGAGTAATTCCCGGGCATTATGGCCGACGCTGAAGCGGTTGCTGGCTTACGGTCTGCCGTGGAAAAAAACGGTAGGGGCCGGAGTTTTGCTGCTGTGGGTGGCGGCGGGCGCGGAAGTAGCGGGGCCGGTACTGGTCAGCTATTTCATTGACCATCTGGTGAGCAAAGGCGAATTTCCGCTGATGATGGCGGCCGGGTTGGCGGCAGGGTATATCGTGCTGCAGGGGATTGCGGCGCTATTGCATTATGTTCAGGCGCTGATGTTCAACCGGGTGGCGGTTGGCGTCGTGCAACAGCTGCGCATTGATGTGATGGATGCGGCGTTGCGTCAACCGTTAGCGGTGTTCGATACCCAACCGGTCGGGCAATTGATCTCACGCGTGACCAACGATACGGAAGTGGTTCGTGATCTGTATGTGATGGTAGTGGGCAGCGTGTTGCGCAGCGCGGCGCTGATTGGGGCGATGTTGATAGCCATGTTCAGTCTGGACTGGCGCATGGCGCTGGTGGCGCTGACCATTTTTCCGGCGGTCGCGATTGTCATGGTGATTTATCAACGCTACAGCACGCCGATTGTCCGGCGGATGCGCAGTTACCTGGCGGACATCAACGATGGTTTCAACGAGTCCATCAGCGGCATGAGCGTTATCCAGCAGTTTCGCCAGCAGATACGGTTTGGCAAAAAGCTGAGTGACGCCAGTTGGTCGCATTATGATGCGCGCATGCAGACGCTACGGCTGGACGGTTTCCTGTTGCGCCCGCTGTTGAGCCTGTTTTCGGCATTGGTGATGTGCGGTCTGTTGCTGCAGTTTGGGTTCAGTTCGGTCGGTTCCGTCGGGGTGGGGGTGCTGTATGCCTTTATCAACTATCTGGGGCGTCTGAATGAGCCGCTGATTGAACTCACCACCCAGCAGTCAATGTTGCAGCAGGCTGTAGTCGCGGGAGAGCGTATTTTTGAGCTGATGGACGGCGCCCGCCAGCGTTATGGTGACGATGTTCGTGCGCTGGAGAGCGGGCGTATCGATATCAATCAGATGACGTTTTCCTACCATAAAGGCAAACCGGTGCTGCATGACATCGAGTTGCACGTGCCGGATCGCGGATTTGTCGCGTTGGTTGGGCATACCGGCAGTGGTAAGAGCACGCTGGCAAGTCTGCTAATGGGGTATTACGTGCCGGATAGCGGGGAAATCCGTCTCGATGATCGTCCGTTGCCGACGTTGTCGCATCAGGTGCTGCGTCAGCATGTGGCAATGGTGCAACAGGACCCGGTAGTGCTGGCTGATTCCATGTACGCCAATGTCACGCTGGGGCGCGACATCAGTGAGGAAAACGTCTGGCAGGTGCTGGAAGCGGTGCAACTGGCGCCGCTGGTGCGAGACATGCCGGAAGGTCTTCATACTCGTATCGGCGAGCAGGGGAACAACCTGTCGGTTGGGCAAAAACAGTTGCTGGCGCTGGCCAGAGTGCTGGTGGCGGCTCCCAGAATTCTGATTCTGGATGAAGCGACCGCCAATATCGATTCCGGTACCGAGCAGGCTATCCAGCGGGCATTGCGATTGGTGCGTTCTCATACCACGCTGGTGGTGATCGCACATCGCCTGTCAACCATTGTCGAGGCGGACAACATTCTGGTGCTGCACCACGGTAAAACGGTGGAGCAGGGAACGCACGAACAGTTGCTGACGAAGGAAGGGCGTTATTACCAGATGTACCAGTTGCAGCAGGCGAGCCGAGAGTTGGCCTTTTCGCAACCGCACGATTCTTCCGAACTGATATCTCAGGCACCATGA
- the glnK gene encoding P-II family nitrogen regulator, translating to MKLVTVVIKPFKLEDVREALSSVGIQGLTVTEVKGFGRQKGHAELYRGAEYSVNFLPKVKIDIAIADDQLDEVIDVISKAAYTGKIGDGKIFVAELQRVIRIRTGETDEAAL from the coding sequence ATGAAACTGGTTACTGTGGTAATTAAACCGTTCAAGCTGGAAGACGTACGCGAAGCATTGTCTTCTGTAGGCATCCAGGGGCTCACCGTCACTGAGGTGAAAGGGTTTGGGCGTCAGAAAGGGCATGCGGAACTGTATCGTGGCGCGGAGTACAGCGTTAACTTTTTGCCAAAAGTGAAAATTGACATCGCGATCGCCGACGACCAGTTGGATGAAGTTATCGATGTCATCAGTAAAGCCGCCTACACCGGTAAGATTGGCGATGGCAAAATCTTTGTCGCGGAACTGCAGCGTGTCATCCGTATCCGCACCGGCGAAACTGACGAAGCCGCACTATAA
- the amtB gene encoding ammonium transporter AmtB, translating into MKKLSLSLGLGAAAMLPAWVMADTPAPVADKADNAFMMICTALVLFMTIPGLALFYGGLIRSKNVLSMLTQIMVAFALVCILWVIYGYSVAFSTGSPFFGSLTNFMLNGIDINSVSGTFYQFIHVAYQASFACITVGLVIGALGERIRFSAVLIFSALWFTLSYLPMTHMVWGGGYLAADGALDFAGGTVVHINAAVAGLVGALLLGKRVGFGKEAFKPHNLPMVFLGTAILYIGWFGFNAGSAAAANNIAGLAFLTTVVATAAAILAWVVGEWISRGKPSLLGACSGCIAGLVAITPAAGTVGIGGAMIIGFAGGFAGLWGVTVLKKWLRVDDPCDVFGVHGVCGIVGCLLTGVFTAASLGGTGYAQGVTMAHQVWVQLFSVIVAIVWSGVAAFISFKVADIAVGLRVPEEQEREGLDVNSHGENAYNQ; encoded by the coding sequence ATGAAGAAACTTTCCTTGTCATTAGGTTTAGGAGCGGCTGCCATGCTTCCTGCATGGGTCATGGCGGATACGCCGGCGCCTGTGGCGGACAAAGCGGACAATGCGTTCATGATGATTTGTACCGCATTGGTGCTGTTCATGACGATTCCTGGATTGGCGCTGTTTTACGGCGGCCTGATTCGTAGCAAAAACGTGCTGTCCATGCTGACTCAGATTATGGTGGCTTTTGCGCTGGTCTGCATTCTGTGGGTGATTTATGGCTACAGCGTGGCATTCAGTACAGGCAGCCCGTTCTTCGGCAGCCTGACCAATTTCATGCTGAATGGCATTGATATCAACTCTGTCAGCGGTACTTTCTACCAGTTTATCCATGTGGCTTATCAGGCGTCCTTTGCCTGCATTACCGTGGGGCTGGTGATTGGTGCGCTGGGTGAGCGTATTCGTTTCTCTGCCGTACTGATCTTCTCCGCACTGTGGTTCACCTTGTCTTATCTGCCGATGACCCACATGGTATGGGGCGGCGGTTATCTGGCGGCAGACGGCGCGCTGGACTTCGCTGGCGGCACCGTTGTACACATCAACGCCGCTGTGGCTGGTCTGGTTGGCGCGTTGCTGTTGGGCAAACGTGTCGGTTTCGGCAAAGAGGCTTTCAAGCCGCATAATCTGCCGATGGTATTCCTGGGCACCGCTATCCTGTATATCGGCTGGTTCGGTTTCAACGCCGGTTCTGCCGCTGCCGCCAACAACATCGCGGGTCTGGCGTTCCTGACCACCGTGGTGGCAACAGCCGCTGCGATTCTGGCCTGGGTCGTTGGCGAGTGGATTAGTCGCGGTAAACCGTCTCTGCTGGGCGCCTGTTCTGGCTGTATCGCCGGTCTGGTTGCCATCACGCCGGCCGCAGGCACTGTGGGTATCGGCGGCGCGATGATTATCGGCTTTGCCGGTGGTTTTGCTGGCCTGTGGGGTGTGACCGTACTGAAAAAATGGCTGCGCGTCGACGATCCGTGCGATGTGTTCGGGGTGCACGGCGTATGCGGCATCGTCGGATGTCTGCTGACCGGCGTGTTCACCGCCGCGTCGCTGGGTGGTACCGGTTATGCGCAGGGTGTGACCATGGCTCATCAGGTATGGGTACAGCTGTTTAGCGTGATCGTCGCTATCGTGTGGTCCGGCGTCGCCGCGTTCATCTCCTTCAAGGTTGCAGACATTGCTGTCGGTCTGCGTGTACCGGAAGAACAAGAGCGTGAAGGTCTGGACGTCAACAGCCACGGCGAAAACGCATACAACCAGTAA
- the tesB gene encoding acyl-CoA thioesterase II codes for MSQALQNLLELLNLEKLEEGLFRGQSQDLGLRQVFGGQVVGQALSAAKQTVPADRFIHSFHSYFLLPGDSQKPIIYDVETLRDGNSFSARRVSAIQNGRSIFYMTASFQTRESGFEHQCDMPQVTPPDDLPSEQDIARSMEHLIPPVMRQVFTNDRPIEIRPIKFHNPLKGEAAPPVRQVWCRANGTMPDDERTHQYLLGYTSDCHFLLTALQPHGVGFLERGMQVATIDHAMWFHRPFRLDDWLLYSVESPSASGARGFVRGQFYTREGVLVASSVQEGVIRRHGQ; via the coding sequence ATGAGCCAGGCATTACAAAATCTTCTCGAGTTGTTAAATCTGGAAAAACTGGAAGAAGGCCTGTTCCGCGGCCAGAGTCAGGATCTGGGGTTACGCCAGGTATTCGGCGGTCAGGTGGTCGGTCAGGCGCTATCTGCCGCTAAACAGACCGTGCCGGCTGACCGCTTCATTCATTCGTTTCACAGCTACTTCCTGCTTCCCGGCGACAGTCAGAAACCGATTATCTACGATGTGGAGACACTGCGGGACGGCAACAGTTTTAGCGCCAGACGCGTCAGCGCTATTCAGAACGGCCGTTCGATTTTTTACATGACCGCTTCTTTCCAGACACGGGAAAGCGGCTTTGAGCACCAGTGCGACATGCCGCAAGTGACGCCGCCCGACGACTTGCCGTCAGAGCAGGACATCGCCCGTAGTATGGAACATCTGATTCCGCCGGTTATGCGCCAGGTTTTTACCAATGACAGGCCGATAGAGATTCGCCCGATAAAATTTCATAACCCGTTGAAAGGTGAAGCCGCTCCGCCAGTCAGACAGGTGTGGTGCCGGGCCAACGGCACCATGCCGGATGACGAGCGAACCCACCAATATCTGCTTGGTTATACCTCCGATTGTCATTTTCTGCTCACGGCGCTGCAACCGCATGGCGTGGGGTTTCTGGAACGAGGAATGCAAGTCGCAACCATTGACCACGCGATGTGGTTCCACCGGCCGTTCCGGCTGGATGACTGGTTGCTTTACTCTGTCGAAAGCCCCTCGGCTTCCGGCGCCCGCGGGTTTGTTCGCGGCCAGTTCTATACCCGTGAAGGGGTGCTGGTGGCATCCAGCGTGCAGGAAGGCGTCATCCGGCGTCACGGTCAATAG
- a CDS encoding YbaY family lipoprotein — translation MRLWHIFGGITVSIALSGCVNNHGVAPEATAPATGQTQTLSQPVSGMPAVTGTVNIRQKIALPPDSVLTVTVSDASIPDAPSKVISQRVIRTEGQQAPFRFVLPYNPAEIRPDARILLSAAVAINHRVTLITEHVMPVVSNGVNNADLTLIPVPTVPVPAKSGGFLTPNAPAASDEGVSDSSSQSY, via the coding sequence ATGAGATTATGGCATATCTTTGGTGGTATTACGGTATCGATCGCGCTCTCCGGGTGTGTGAATAACCATGGTGTTGCTCCTGAAGCGACTGCGCCGGCAACGGGGCAGACTCAGACTCTTTCTCAACCTGTTAGCGGCATGCCCGCTGTGACCGGCACAGTCAATATTCGCCAAAAAATCGCGTTGCCGCCGGATTCGGTGCTGACGGTGACCGTATCCGATGCGTCGATTCCGGATGCACCTTCAAAAGTGATCTCTCAGCGGGTTATCCGCACGGAAGGGCAGCAGGCGCCATTCCGGTTTGTGCTGCCTTATAACCCGGCGGAAATCCGGCCGGACGCCCGTATCCTGCTCAGTGCCGCCGTTGCCATTAACCACCGGGTGACATTGATTACCGAGCATGTGATGCCGGTGGTCAGCAATGGGGTGAATAATGCCGATCTGACACTGATACCGGTTCCGACTGTACCGGTGCCGGCGAAGTCCGGCGGGTTTCTGACGCCGAATGCACCGGCAGCGTCCGATGAGGGTGTTTCAGATTCGTCATCACAATCCTATTAA
- a CDS encoding MGMT family protein: MITEADNFRQRVIHVIAAIPYGCVVTYGDVARLAGSARAARQVGGILRGLPTGSQLPWYRVINRKGEISLTGPDFQRQKSALQSEGVILDLEGKIDLERFRWRYVQDVL; this comes from the coding sequence ATGATTACCGAAGCGGACAATTTTCGTCAGCGAGTCATCCACGTTATCGCCGCCATTCCTTACGGCTGCGTCGTTACCTATGGCGATGTCGCTCGTCTTGCCGGCTCGGCCCGAGCCGCACGGCAGGTAGGTGGTATACTGCGGGGGCTCCCCACAGGCAGCCAGCTACCCTGGTATCGGGTGATTAATCGAAAAGGAGAGATTTCGCTTACCGGCCCGGATTTTCAGCGGCAAAAATCGGCCCTTCAATCTGAAGGGGTGATACTGGATTTGGAAGGGAAGATCGATCTGGAGAGATTTCGCTGGCGGTACGTGCAGGATGTCCTGTAA
- a CDS encoding HHA domain-containing protein produces MKKIDYLMRLRKCTTIDTLERVIEKNKYELSNDELEMFYSAADHRLAELTMNKLYDKVPTAVWKYVR; encoded by the coding sequence ATGAAAAAAATCGACTATTTAATGCGTTTGCGTAAATGCACAACCATCGACACGCTTGAGCGTGTTATAGAAAAAAACAAGTACGAGCTTTCCAACGATGAGCTTGAAATGTTCTATTCAGCTGCAGACCACCGCCTGGCAGAGCTGACGATGAATAAGCTTTACGACAAAGTACCAACTGCTGTGTGGAAATACGTTCGTTAA
- the tomB gene encoding Hha toxicity modulator TomB: MDEYTPQHYDIAQLRFLCENLHDESIATLGDSSRGWVNDPTSAVNLQLNELIEHIAAFVVTYKIKYPHEAALCERVEKYLDDTYILFSNYGINDSELQKWKKSKSQLFRMFSEKSICTVVKT, encoded by the coding sequence ATGGATGAGTACACACCTCAACATTATGATATTGCCCAACTCAGATTCTTGTGTGAAAATCTGCACGACGAAAGTATCGCGACATTAGGTGACAGCAGTCGTGGCTGGGTGAATGATCCGACCTCTGCGGTCAACCTTCAACTAAACGAACTTATCGAGCATATTGCGGCATTTGTTGTTACCTACAAAATAAAATACCCGCATGAAGCGGCGTTATGTGAACGGGTTGAGAAATATCTGGACGACACTTATATTCTTTTCAGCAATTACGGTATAAATGACTCCGAGTTGCAGAAATGGAAAAAATCCAAGTCACAATTATTCAGAATGTTCTCAGAAAAGAGCATCTGTACGGTAGTAAAAACTTAA
- the ykgO gene encoding type B 50S ribosomal protein L36: MQVLSSLRSAKTRHKDCIVVKRRGRVYVICKSNPRFNAVQGRKKKKR; encoded by the coding sequence ATGCAGGTATTAAGTTCTCTTCGCAGCGCCAAAACGCGTCACAAAGACTGTATCGTGGTCAAACGTCGCGGGCGCGTCTATGTCATCTGTAAGAGCAACCCACGTTTCAACGCGGTACAGGGCAGGAAAAAGAAAAAACGCTAA
- a CDS encoding type B 50S ribosomal protein L31: MKAGIHPNYRTVLFHDTSENVFYKIGSTIKTDRTYEYEGEVYPYVTIDVSSASHPYYTGKQKEYAKEGSAARFQQRFGRFLKS; encoded by the coding sequence ATGAAAGCGGGTATCCATCCCAACTACCGCACTGTGCTGTTCCACGATACCAGTGAGAATGTATTTTATAAAATCGGCTCTACGATCAAAACCGATCGAACCTATGAGTACGAAGGCGAAGTCTATCCTTACGTCACTATCGACGTTTCTTCCGCCTCTCATCCTTATTACACCGGCAAGCAGAAAGAATACGCCAAAGAAGGTAGCGCAGCGCGTTTCCAACAGCGTTTCGGCCGTTTTCTGAAATCGTAA